One Falco biarmicus isolate bFalBia1 chromosome 9, bFalBia1.pri, whole genome shotgun sequence genomic region harbors:
- the LRRC8A gene encoding volume-regulated anion channel subunit LRRC8A, which yields MIPVTELRYFADTQPAYRILKPWWDVFTDYISIVMLMIAVFGGTLQVTQDKMICLPCKWVTKDSCNDSVRGWTATTPERTYYNSSLVPSTDTGPTGIRYDLDRHQYNYVDAVCYENRLHWFAKYFPYLVLLHTLIFLACSNFWFKFPRTSSKLEHFVSILLKCFDSPWTTRALSETVVEESDTKPAFGKMNGSMDKKSSTVSEDVEATVPMLQRTKSRIEQGIVDRSETGVLDKKEGEQAKALFEKVKKFRTHVEEGDIVYRLYMRQTIIKVIKFILIICYTVYYVNNITFDVDCKVDIESLTGYRMYRCAHPLATLFKILASFYISLVIFYGLICMYTLWWMLRRSLKKYSFESIREESSYSDIPDVKNDFAFMLHLIDQYDPLYSKRFAVFLSEVSENKLRQLNLNNEWTLEKLRQRITKNSQDKLELHLFMLSGIPDTVFDLIELEVLKLELIPDVTIPPSIAQLTSLKELWLYHTAAKIEAPALAFLRENLKSLHIKFTDIKEIPLWIYSLKTLEELHLTGNLSAENNRYIVIDGLRELKRLKVLRLKSNLTKLPQVVTDVGVHLQKLSINNEGTKLIVLNSLKKMVNLTELELIRCDLERIPHSIFSLHNLQEIDLKDNNLKTIEEIISFQHLHRLTCLKLWYNHIAYIPMQIGNLTNLERLYLNRNKIEKIPTQLFYCRKLRYLDLSHNNLTSIPPDIGLLQNLQNLAVTANRIESLPPELFQCRKLRTLNLGNNVLQSLPSRVGELTNLSQIELRGNRLECLPVELGECPLLKRSGLVVEEDLFNTLPLEVKERLWRADKEQA from the exons ATGATTCCAGTCACTGAATTGCGCTACTTTGCTGACACTCAGCCAGCATACCGTATCCTGAAGCCATGGTGGGATGTCTTCACAGACTACATTTCTATAGTGATGCTGATGATTGCAGTGTTTGGAGGGACGCTTCAGGTCACCCAGGACAAAATGATTTGTTTGCCCTGTAAATGGGTTACCAAAGACTCTTGCAATGACTCAGTCAGAGGCTGGACAGCCACAACCCCAGAGCGTACCTACTATAACTCTAGTCTTGTTCCCTCCACTGATACAGGACCTACAGGGATCAGATATGATTTGGACCGGCACCAGTATAACTATGTGGATGCGGTGTGTTATGAGAACCGTCTTCACTGGTTTGCCAAGTATTTCCCTTATCTGGTGCTGCTACATACTCTCATTTTCCTGGCTTGTAGCAACTTCTGGTTCAAATTCCCAAGGACCAGCTCCAAGCTGGAACATTTTGTGTCTATTTTGCTTAAGTGTTTTGACTCCCCATGGACAACAAGGGCGTTATCTGAGACAGTGGTGGAAGAGAGTGATACCAAGCCAGCATTTGGAAAAATGAATGGCTCCATGGACAAGAAATCCTCCACAGTCAGTGAGGATGTGGAAGCCACTGTTCCCATGCTGCAGAGAACAAAGTCTCGAATTGAGCAAGGGATTGTGGACCGGTCTGAGACTGGTGTCTTGGACAAAAAGGAAGGTGAACAGGCCAAAGCACTCTTTGAGAAAGTGAAGAAGTTCCGCACGCATGTGGAAGAGGGAGATATAGTTTATCGTCTGTACATGAGACAGACAATCATCAAAGTGATCAAGTTCATTCTGATAATCTGCTATACTGTTTACTATGTCAACAACATAACGTTTGATGTTGACTGTAAAGTGGATATTGAGAGCTTGACAGGCTACAGGATGTACCGCTGCGCTCATCCTTTGGCCACTCTCTTCAAAATCTTGGCGTCTTTCTATATCAGTTTGGTGATATTCTATGGCTTGATCTGCATGTACACACTCTGGTGGATGTTGAGGCGATCACTCAAGAAATACTCCTTTGAGTCCATCAGGGAGGAGAGCAGTTACAGTGACATTCCTGATGTGAAAAACGACTTTGCTTTTATGCTCCATCTGATTGATCAGTATGACCCGCTCTACTCCAAGCGCTTTGCTGTCTTTCTGTCAGAGGTGAGTGAGAACAAGCTGCGGCAGCTGAACCTCAACAATGAATGGACTTTGGAGAAGCTGCGCCAGAGGATCACCAAGAACTCCCAGGATAAGCTGGAATTGCATCTTTTCATGTTGAGTGGCATACCTGATACAGTCTTTGACCTCATTGAGCTGGAGGTCTTGAAGCTGGAGCTTATCCCCGATGTCACTATTCCCCCAAGCATTGCTCAGCTCACCAGCCTTAAAGAACTGTGGCTTTACCACACAGCTGCCAAAATTGAGGCTCCAGCCCTTGCCTTTTTGAGGGAGAATTTGAAATCTCTGCACATCAAGTTCACAGACATCAAGGAGATTCCTCTTTGGATTTATAGCCTGAAGACACTAGAGGAGCTTCACCTGACAGGGAATTTGAGTGCTGAAAACAACCGGTACATTGTGATAGATGGGTTGAGGGAGCTGAAGAGGCTGAAGGTGTTGAGGTTGAAGAGTAACCTCACCAAGCTGCCACAGGTTGTGACAGATGTTGGTGTGCATCTTCAGAAGCTTTCAATCAACAATGAGGGCACCAAGCTTATTGTTCTCAACAGCCTTAAGAAAATGGTCAACTTGACAGAGCTTGAGCTGATCCGTTGTGACTTGGAACGCATTCCTCACTCTATCTTTAGTCTCCACAATCTGCAGGAGATAGACCTGAAGGACAATAACCTAAAGACCATTGAGGAAATCATCAGCTTTCAGCACTTACATCGTCTCACTTGCCTTAAATTGTGGTACAACCACATTGCCTACATCCCCATGCAAATAGGCAACCTAACCAATTTAGAACGCCTTTACCTGAATCGTAACAAGATAGAAAAGATCCCTACCCAGCTCTTCTATTGCCGAAAACTTCGGTATTTGGATCTCAGCCACAACAACTTGACTTCCATACCGCCAGACATTGGACTTCTTCAAAACCTGCAGAATCTAGCTGTGACAGCCAACAGG attGAGAGTCTCCCACCAGAGCTATTCCAGTGCAGGAAGCTGAGAACCTTGAACCTGGGAAACAATGTGCTGCAGTCGCTCCCATCCCGGGTTGGAGAGCTGACAAATCTGTCACAAATAGAGCTACGAGGGAACCGCTTGGAGTGCCTGCCTGTGGAGCTGGGAGAATGTCCTCTGCTGAAACGCAGTGGGCTTGTGGTAGAGGAGGACCTGTTCAACACGCTGCCCTTGGAAGTCAAAGAGCGGCTGTGGAGAGCAGACAAAGAGCAAGCTTGA